A region from the Acipenser ruthenus chromosome 13, fAciRut3.2 maternal haplotype, whole genome shotgun sequence genome encodes:
- the si:ch211-250c4.5 gene encoding coiled-coil domain-containing protein 110, producing MEAEGWIPDNPIDTLLGQQAQAQSVMKDLQIQLLAFDSLRKKTRRNACPGCQSQSPICYPKTTTSADKARHFENLSNLLVKMNQSLSDSDHLESSFRACKINSDAVLTWHNVLHKNVDGLLKVNFMESSGMPSGVSSPAASMLRSVYSSSPTKSCLDMSTEKADCNDELWKMLDSISDAGERLKNELEKSHRRELDLAEELQMLWNNAQAYPGGIASHVKDPFESRSPSPGRLVMKGLLKNEEAQASRVRELETQVQRLQNAMLSLEKDNLDLHRQLMSEGAPERNYVVAQALLATLQRENERLKEIEKVKLEKEREHEASCFIRLQSKVEASTNTATCMSNLAKEIQDLKEELEVKEKQISELDRSMQEKIQFLKERHREEVQSLKEQLQSNDSDRQQIIKLLNGKDVEIKEERNKLISRELEVQSLMEMLTQEKSKNQEMVANLEKACNSAKVTLSQSENENRVLVKELKHLLHRYVRVKKQARSAEEQIRQTLIEKQDIIKLVDSLNEEKQRMCNEHSLLKEEKEVTLHNLGTLKDEIRHLKQDRYRNVEEKQRLEEKVAGMKDVILALKQKLQDANSETQKAMESLSIKDSETEACMDRMQELKEENAVLKMKTEEYIAGKEAMSFQMEMLKKDKVTIQEGLQDHIKQLLFEQQAMERTSEDLRKECSALSRMVADLKEDKRQLQGELKELLQEKRYLEDKNRKLCAEEENFRGSVTILERERDFLQMELSERRKDYLNLSDRIALRLNGICEDSYTQEDHMSIQKLKLSGNQSSTSINQQAKTRADGKIN from the exons ATGGAGGCAGAAGGCTGGATACCAG ATAATCCGATTGACACTCTGTTGGGACAGCAAGCTCAAGCCCAGTCTGTGATGAAG GACCTCCAAATTCAACTCCTGGCCTTCGATTCCCTGAGGAAGAAAACTCGGAGGAATGCCTGCCCT GGATGCCAAAGTCAGTCTCCCATCtgctacccaaagaccactacATCAGCTGATAAAGCCAGACACTTTGAGAATCTCAGTAATCTTCTCGTCAAGATGAACCAGAGCCTCAGTGACTCTGATCACCTGGAATCGTCTTTCCGTGCTTGTAAAATTAACAGCGACGCTGTCCTCACATGGCACAATGTCCTTCACAAAAATGTGGATGGATTACTCAAAGTGAACTTTATGGAATCTTCTGGTATGCCATCTGGAGTGTCTTCACCTGCAGCCTCAATGCTAAGATCAGTGTACTCCTCATCCCCAACTAAGAGCTGTCTAGATATGTCTACAGAGAAGGCAGACTGTAATGATGAGCTTTGGAAGATGTTGGACAGCATCAGTGATGCTGGAGAAAGGCTGAAAAATGAACTTGAAAAATCCCACAGAAGAGAGCTAGATCTAGCAGAGGAGCTCCAGATGTTATGGAACAATGCTCAGGCTTATCCTGGTGGGATTGCAAGTCACGTTAAAGACCCTTTTGAGTCCCGTAGTCCATCACCCGGGAGGCTTGTGATGAAAGGTTTATTGAAGAATGAAGAGGCTCAGGCGAGTCGGGTTCGGGAACTCGAAACTCAGGTTCAGAGACTGCAGAACGCCATGCTGTCTCTGGAGAAGGACAATTTAGACCTCCACAGACAACTCATGTCTGAAGGAGCTCCTGAAAGAAATTACGTTGTGGCACAAGCCCTGCTCGCTACCCTTCAGAGGGAGAACGAGCGGCTGAAGGAAATAGAAAAGGTCAAACTGGAAAAAGAAAGGGAGCACGAGGCCTCGTGTTTCATAAGGTTACAAAGCAAAGTGGAAGCCTCTACCAACACTGCCACTTGTATGTCTAACCTGGCCAAGGAGATCCAAGACCTGAAAGAAGAGCTGGAGGTGAAGGAGAAGCAGATCAGTGAGCTAGACAGAAGCATGCAGGAgaaaatacagttccttaaggAAAGACACAGGGAAGAAGTTCAGTCTTTGAAAGAACAGCTGCAATCAAATGATTCAGATAGGCAGCAGATCATCAAGTTATTAAATGGGAAAGATGTCGAGATTAAAGAAGAAAGGAACAAGCTTATATCTAGAGAACTAGAAGTCCAGTCGCTAATGGAAATGCTAACACAAGAGAAAAGTAAAAATCAGGAGATGGTAGCAAACTTGGAAAAAGCCTGCAACTCTGCAAAGGTTACACTTTCACAAAGTGAAAACGAAAACAGGGTTCTTGTAAAAGAACTGAAACACCTCCTGCACAGATATGTCCGTGTCAAAAAGCAAGCACGTTCTGCTGAGGAGCAAATACGTCAAACCCTGATAGAAAAGCAAGATATCATTAAGCTTGTTGATTCTTTAAATGAGGAAAAACAAAGAATGTGTAATGAGCACAGCCTTCTAAAAGAAGAGAAAGAAGTGACTTTGCATAATTTAGGAACCTTAAAAGATGAAATAAGGCACTTGAAACAGGATAGGTATAGAAATGTTGAGGAGAAGCAGAGGTTGGAAGAGAAGGTTGCAGGCATGAAAGATGTAATCTTGGCATTGAAGCAAAAGCTTCAGGATGCAAACTCTGAAACTCAGAAAGCCATGGAATCACTCTCCATCAAGGATTCAGAGACGGAAGCATGCATGGACAGAATGCAAGAGTTAAAAGAGGAAAACGCTGTTCTAAAAATGAAAACAGAGGAATACATTGCTGGAAAAGAAGCCATGTCTTTTCAAATGGAAATGCTGAAGAAAGACAAGGTTACAATCCAAGAGGGACTGCAAGATCACATTAAGCAATTGCTATTCGAGCAGCAGGCCATGGAAAGGACAAGTGAAGATTTGCGTAAGGAGTGCAGCGCTTTGTCTAGAATGGTTGCAGACTTGAAAGAGGACAAGAGACAGCTGCAGGGAGAACTCAAGGAGCTGCTTCAGGAGAAGCGTTACTTGGAAGACAAAAACCGGAAACTCTGTGCTGAGGAGGAAAACTTCAGAGGCAGTGTTACAATACTGGAGAGGGAGCGGGACTTTCTGCAGATGGAACTTAGTGAGAGGCGTAAAGATTACCTGAATCTGAGTGACCGCATTGCTCTCAGGCTTAATGGAATATGTGAAGATAGCTATACACAGGAGGACCACATGTCCATTCAGAAACTGAAGTTAAGTGGCAATCAGAGTTCAACCAGCATAAATCAGCAAGCAAAGACCAGAGCGGAtggaaaaattaattaa